A portion of the Krasilnikovia cinnamomea genome contains these proteins:
- a CDS encoding DinB family protein has protein sequence MPGQVGPIATEQEGLLAYLTQMRYVLKLTAYGLTDEQLRATPSASTLSVGGLVKHCASTEENWIATIRKESRPIDFQKYADDFKLADGETIDDVFARYDRAAEHTEETVRELGDLSYSVPVDRSVPWNRPDLDEFSLRWVLLHLIQETARHAGHADIVRESIDGATAYPLMAAAEGWPETSWLKPWKPAS, from the coding sequence ATGCCCGGTCAGGTCGGTCCGATCGCCACCGAGCAGGAGGGCCTGCTCGCCTATCTCACCCAGATGCGCTACGTCCTGAAACTCACCGCGTACGGCCTCACCGACGAGCAGCTGCGGGCCACCCCGTCCGCGAGCACACTGAGCGTCGGCGGCCTGGTCAAACACTGCGCCTCCACCGAGGAGAACTGGATCGCCACGATCCGCAAGGAGTCGCGCCCGATCGACTTCCAGAAGTACGCGGACGACTTCAAGCTCGCCGACGGCGAGACGATAGACGACGTGTTCGCCCGCTACGACCGCGCCGCCGAGCACACCGAGGAGACGGTCCGCGAGCTCGGGGATCTGAGCTACTCCGTCCCGGTCGACCGTTCCGTGCCGTGGAACCGCCCGGATCTTGACGAATTCTCCCTGCGCTGGGTGCTGCTGCACCTCATCCAGGAGACCGCCCGGCACGCCGGGCACGCGGACATCGTGCGGGAGAGCATCGACGGGGCCACCGCGTACCCGCTGATGGCGGCGGCCGAGGGCTGGCCCGAGACGAGCTGGCTCAAACCCTGGAAACCAGCCTCATAG
- the mtnA gene encoding S-methyl-5-thioribose-1-phosphate isomerase: MRTIDWVTAAARPDAASAGADDAGWIELIDQTALPGELRVLRIATVAELIAAIRSLAVRGAPALGVAGAFGVALAARQFAGDPAGLAAAVHEIETARPTAVNLARGVRRAAALLPGGSSAVLREAYAVRDEEVASSEAMAVRGADLVSELCGTRPRLLTHCNTGGLCTVTTGTALGVVGELHRRGALAGVIASETRPLMQGARLTAWELARWGVDFRVAVDSAGPFLMARGDVDAVILGADRICANGDVINKIGTYAHALGARRAGLPFIVVAPESTVDSDTPGGAAVEIEDRGAAEVTTLSDAVNPAFDVTPYDLVTAIVTDRRLIRLDRGDKP, translated from the coding sequence CGCCCTGACGCCGCCAGCGCGGGCGCCGACGACGCGGGGTGGATTGAGCTCATCGACCAGACCGCCCTGCCCGGCGAGTTGCGGGTGCTGCGCATCGCCACGGTGGCCGAGCTCATCGCGGCCATCCGATCGCTGGCCGTACGCGGCGCACCGGCGCTCGGGGTCGCCGGGGCGTTCGGGGTGGCGTTGGCCGCGCGGCAGTTCGCGGGTGACCCGGCCGGGCTGGCGGCTGCCGTACACGAGATCGAGACCGCCCGCCCGACGGCGGTCAACCTGGCCCGTGGCGTCCGGCGGGCGGCGGCGCTGCTGCCCGGGGGATCGTCGGCGGTGCTGCGGGAGGCGTACGCGGTGCGCGACGAGGAGGTCGCGTCGTCCGAGGCGATGGCCGTGCGCGGCGCCGACCTGGTGAGCGAGTTGTGCGGGACGCGGCCCCGCCTGCTGACCCACTGCAACACCGGGGGCCTGTGCACGGTCACCACCGGTACGGCGCTGGGGGTCGTCGGCGAACTGCACCGGCGTGGCGCACTGGCCGGGGTGATCGCCAGCGAGACCCGCCCGCTGATGCAGGGTGCCCGGCTCACCGCGTGGGAGCTGGCCCGCTGGGGAGTGGACTTCCGGGTGGCGGTCGACTCGGCCGGGCCGTTCCTCATGGCGCGTGGCGACGTCGACGCGGTGATCCTCGGCGCGGACCGGATCTGCGCCAACGGCGACGTCATCAACAAGATCGGGACGTACGCGCACGCCCTCGGCGCGCGCCGCGCCGGGCTGCCCTTCATCGTGGTCGCGCCGGAGTCCACGGTGGACTCCGACACTCCCGGCGGTGCCGCGGTCGAGATCGAGGACCGGGGCGCCGCCGAGGTGACCACGTTGTCGGACGCGGTGAATCCGGCCTTCGACGTCACGCCGTACGACCTGGTCACCGCGATCGTCACGGACCGGCGGCTGATCCGCCTGGATCGTGGCGACAAGCCCTGA